TTGATTTTCATAGAAAGTGGCAGGCGCAGGGCAAACTCGACAAGGCGATGATCTAACAGCGGCACGCGGGCTTCTAACGCCACACCCATACTAGCCCTATCTACCTTGACAAGAATATCGTCCGGAAGATAGCTAACAGTATCGAGGTACATCATGCGTTGAATAAATGATGGCAAATGCGCCCACCTAAGAGAATCCGTCAATACTGTCGGTGGTTCGCGGCTACCTATTACCAAAACTTCTGGATTTTTCCAGTGGGAAACAAAACTCCTGTACATAGCATCAGGGTTCGGCATTGCTAAAATTTCAGCTAGCTTGTGGATTTTGTCGCCTGGGTTTGGATGCTTTAGTTGCGCTGGTAGCAGGCTATCAACATGAGAAAAAGCTTGGTTCCATTTATCAGAAGATAAGCTAGTCAATGCATCACCTGCAAACTGCCGCAAAGTGCTGGGTATCCAGCCGATTTGCTGCCAAATCTTGCTAACCAAGAAGTAGCGGTTGTAGCCACCAAAGAGTTCATCACCGCCATCGCCGGAAAGCGCAACAGTCACTTGCCCTCTGGCGAGTTGAGAGACTAGGAACGTAGGAATTTGGGATGAGTCGGAGAATGGTTCATCGTACAAAGTTGGTAGCTTGGGGATAACTGCTAGCGCTTCTTCTGGTGTCACATATAATTCTGTGTGGTCTGTGCCTAAATGTTGGGCTACAGCTTTGGCATAGGCGGCTTCGTTGTAAGAGTTTTCATAAAAACCGATAGTAAATGTTTTCACGGGTTGGCTTGAGACTCGCTGCATCATGGCTACGATAGTCGAGGAGTCGATGCCGCCTGAGAGGAAAGCGCCCAAGGGAACATCTGCCACCATTCGTAGCTTGACGGCTTCTTGCAACAACGCCTCTAGTTTTTCTGCTGCTTCCGACTCTGAACCTGCGAAAGGGTGGGTGACACCTGATTCAGCAATTTGCTTGGCAGACCAATAGGGTATTGGAGAAGAACGAGTTTCACCACCATTCCAGGTTAGGACTGTGGCGGGGGGTAATTTGTAGATTCCTTGGTAGATGGAATAGGGTGTGGGGATATAGTTGTGCCGCAGAAACAGCGCTAAGGCATCGCGGTTAATTTCAGCTTGGAAATGGGGATAAGCTTTGAGTGCTTTTAATTCGGAACCGAATAACAAAGTTTTGCCCATCCAGCCGTAATATAGGGGTTTTTCCCCTAGTCTGTCTCGGCACAAGTGCAAAACTCGTTCTTGACAGTCCCAAAGAGCAAAAGCAAACATACCGTTAAACTGCTGGACGGCTTGCTGCAAACCCCACTCTGTAAAAGCAGCCAGCATTACTTCTGTGTCGGAACTACCGCGAAACCGATGTCCTAGC
The Microcoleus sp. FACHB-831 genome window above contains:
- the asnB gene encoding asparagine synthase (glutamine-hydrolyzing); its protein translation is MCGITGFWDTSRQKSALEMQAIAQKMSDALLHRGPDDGGAWVDAVAGIALGHRRLAIVDLSPQGHQPMVSANGRYIIVFNGEIYNFLDLRRELERLGHRFRGSSDTEVMLAAFTEWGLQQAVQQFNGMFAFALWDCQERVLHLCRDRLGEKPLYYGWMGKTLLFGSELKALKAYPHFQAEINRDALALFLRHNYIPTPYSIYQGIYKLPPATVLTWNGGETRSSPIPYWSAKQIAESGVTHPFAGSESEAAEKLEALLQEAVKLRMVADVPLGAFLSGGIDSSTIVAMMQRVSSQPVKTFTIGFYENSYNEAAYAKAVAQHLGTDHTELYVTPEEALAVIPKLPTLYDEPFSDSSQIPTFLVSQLARGQVTVALSGDGGDELFGGYNRYFLVSKIWQQIGWIPSTLRQFAGDALTSLSSDKWNQAFSHVDSLLPAQLKHPNPGDKIHKLAEILAMPNPDAMYRSFVSHWKNPEVLVIGSREPPTVLTDSLRWAHLPSFIQRMMYLDTVSYLPDDILVKVDRASMGVALEARVPLLDHRLVEFALRLPLSMKINNSGGKWLLREILCKYVPRNLIERPKMGFGVPIDRWLRGSLRDWAEELLCSDRLQQEGFFNAQPIRQKWKEHLEGDDSDGLRQRNWQYYLWDVLMFQAWLDESKKPA